A portion of the Oxynema aestuarii AP17 genome contains these proteins:
- a CDS encoding alpha/beta fold hydrolase — MYIPLGFDQRSIVTSLGRMVYYTAVGEPWPIATDPASGESPLPTLVFLHGFGGGSSAYEWSKVYPAFASDYRILAPDLIGWGRSEHPQRDYQIDDYTTTIAEFLEQTYREPVPVVASSLTAAFVIRVAIARPELFKSLILTTPAGLSDFGEDYRGSFFAQLVKTPLLDRFLYSSAIATPGGIRSFLETRQFARPNRIDDEIVDAYLRSAQQPNAEYAALSFVRGDLCFDLSAYIHQLAVPTAIIWGRQSQFTGPEIGERLASLNPQAIRYFQRLEEVGLTPQLEVPAIAIGLIRRFLSLLDSAA; from the coding sequence ATGTATATTCCCCTCGGTTTTGACCAACGCTCGATCGTGACCTCCCTCGGGAGAATGGTCTATTACACCGCCGTCGGCGAACCCTGGCCGATCGCCACCGACCCGGCATCCGGCGAGTCTCCCCTGCCGACCTTGGTGTTTCTGCACGGCTTTGGAGGGGGCTCCTCCGCTTACGAATGGTCGAAAGTTTATCCCGCATTTGCCAGCGACTACCGGATTTTGGCACCGGATTTAATTGGCTGGGGGCGATCGGAACATCCCCAACGGGATTACCAGATCGACGACTACACCACGACGATCGCCGAATTTTTAGAACAAACCTATAGGGAACCCGTCCCCGTCGTCGCCTCCTCCCTCACCGCCGCCTTCGTCATCCGGGTGGCGATCGCCCGTCCCGAACTGTTCAAAAGCTTGATTTTAACCACTCCGGCGGGACTCTCCGACTTCGGCGAAGATTATCGCGGCAGTTTCTTCGCCCAACTCGTCAAAACCCCCTTACTCGACCGCTTCCTCTATAGCAGCGCGATCGCCACCCCCGGAGGGATTCGCAGCTTTTTAGAAACCCGTCAATTTGCCCGTCCCAACCGCATCGACGACGAAATCGTAGACGCCTACTTGCGATCGGCCCAACAACCCAACGCCGAATACGCCGCCTTATCCTTCGTGCGCGGCGATCTGTGCTTCGACCTGTCCGCCTACATCCATCAGCTCGCCGTCCCCACCGCCATCATTTGGGGACGCCAATCCCAATTTACCGGACCCGAAATCGGCGAGCGACTCGCCAGCCTCAACCCCCAAGCCATTCGCTATTTCCAGCGCCTGGAAGAGGTCGGACTCACCCCGCAATTAGAAGTCCCGGCGATCGCGATCGGACTGATTCGCCGCTTTCTGTCCCTACTCGACAGCGCCGCCTGA
- a CDS encoding DUF4330 domain-containing protein produces MNILDSKGRLFGKISVLDLGAALVIVFVIIGIFFFPGQTGSVAQVGVTTKPVEVDLIVRGLSVRDPQALLEEFREKGKTNIIIRNQPHGAVDVKSIELLTKTLAIPQPDGSVKALPDPRQEESFSSNLMITLGGRAQITENGPVLGNNKLKIGTPVELEGLTYNFNASVIDVRIK; encoded by the coding sequence ATGAACATTTTGGATTCAAAAGGACGTTTATTTGGCAAGATTAGCGTCTTGGACTTGGGTGCGGCCCTGGTGATTGTTTTCGTGATTATCGGGATCTTTTTCTTCCCCGGACAAACGGGTTCGGTGGCACAAGTCGGCGTGACGACCAAACCCGTAGAAGTCGATCTGATCGTGCGAGGGTTGAGTGTTCGCGATCCTCAAGCCTTACTCGAAGAATTTAGAGAAAAAGGCAAAACTAATATTATTATCCGCAACCAACCGCACGGAGCGGTGGACGTTAAATCGATCGAATTGCTCACCAAAACTTTAGCGATCCCGCAGCCGGACGGTTCGGTAAAAGCGCTTCCGGATCCGAGACAGGAAGAATCTTTTAGTTCTAATTTGATGATTACTTTGGGCGGACGCGCTCAGATTACGGAGAACGGCCCGGTGTTGGGGAACAATAAACTCAAAATTGGTACCCCGGTGGAGTTAGAAGGGCTGACCTATAACTTTAATGCGAGCGTGATCGACGTTCGCATTAAATAA
- a CDS encoding helix-turn-helix domain-containing protein: MKGFKTKLDLNNRQRTLMAKHAGVARHAWNWGLATCKETLEAGGKLPSAIDLHKKLVAEVKSQNPWYYEVSKCSPQEALRHLNKGFEPLLHV; the protein is encoded by the coding sequence GTGAAAGGCTTTAAGACCAAGCTAGACTTAAATAACCGACAACGAACGCTGATGGCGAAACACGCAGGAGTCGCTCGACACGCTTGGAATTGGGGACTCGCTACCTGTAAGGAAACATTAGAAGCCGGAGGTAAACTCCCGAGTGCTATAGACTTACACAAAAAATTAGTCGCCGAGGTAAAAAGTCAGAATCCTTGGTACTATGAAGTCTCCAAATGTAGCCCTCAAGAAGCATTGCGTCACCTCAATAAAGGGTTCGAGCCTCTACTTCACGTTTGA
- a CDS encoding DUF445 domain-containing protein: MDVATLWPYVLPPIAGGIIGYFTNDLAINMLFRPYRAIFIGGRRLPFTPGLIPRNQERLAQRVADTIMGSLLTPEELQNLARRLLATERMQSAILWLLELALDQLKSDTEQKTAKILAGILRDLLGESLPRLIKVLARREDFLEEQLNQIFDQVLLEFQLSDLQARQLSDWLLAAVIPPDVIRQNLVDFLTDRNIAIIDEGFREKTSGTYWVVANLFGLRNALTRLRTFCLDEKEQANARIAELIETLALSDRFQEWLLNISLQNLPVSTVRQLRKTMRDTVRAYIRDRGAELLQGLSDSVNWENVANLILKRLQASSVVSTSLGLVSQELALILERYLERDLETIVAKAIPILNIDGVIVDRVKGTSPENLEAAVQGIVRSELQAIVNLGGVLGTVVGLLQTVLLLLR; the protein is encoded by the coding sequence ATGGATGTTGCAACCCTATGGCCTTACGTCTTGCCACCGATCGCGGGGGGCATTATTGGCTATTTCACCAACGATCTCGCCATTAACATGCTGTTTCGCCCCTATCGGGCGATCTTCATCGGCGGGCGTCGCCTTCCCTTCACTCCCGGCTTGATCCCGCGCAATCAAGAACGCCTCGCCCAACGGGTCGCCGATACGATCATGGGATCGTTGCTGACCCCGGAAGAATTGCAAAACCTGGCGCGGCGACTGCTGGCGACGGAACGGATGCAATCGGCGATCCTCTGGTTGCTCGAACTCGCTCTCGACCAGCTTAAATCGGATACAGAACAAAAAACCGCCAAGATTCTCGCCGGAATTTTGCGCGATTTGCTCGGCGAATCTTTACCTCGCCTGATTAAAGTGCTCGCACGTCGGGAAGACTTTCTCGAAGAACAACTCAACCAAATTTTCGACCAAGTTTTACTCGAATTTCAACTCTCCGATCTCCAAGCGCGCCAACTCTCCGATTGGTTGCTCGCGGCGGTCATTCCCCCGGATGTCATCCGTCAAAATCTCGTCGATTTTCTCACCGATCGCAACATCGCCATTATCGATGAAGGATTTCGAGAAAAAACCAGTGGCACCTATTGGGTCGTTGCCAATTTATTCGGCTTGCGCAACGCCTTAACCCGCTTGCGAACCTTTTGTTTGGACGAAAAAGAACAAGCAAACGCCCGCATTGCCGAGTTGATCGAGACCTTGGCCCTGTCCGATCGCTTCCAAGAATGGTTGTTAAATATTTCCTTGCAAAATCTACCCGTTTCTACAGTTCGTCAACTGCGTAAAACCATGCGCGACACCGTGCGCGCTTACATCCGCGATCGCGGCGCCGAATTGTTGCAAGGCTTGAGCGATTCGGTCAATTGGGAAAATGTCGCTAATTTAATCCTCAAACGCCTGCAAGCCTCCTCCGTAGTCAGTACCTCCTTGGGATTGGTCAGCCAAGAATTGGCCTTAATTCTCGAACGCTATTTAGAAAGAGATCTAGAAACCATTGTCGCCAAAGCGATCCCGATTCTCAATATCGATGGGGTCATCGTCGATCGTGTTAAAGGCACTTCGCCGGAAAATTTAGAAGCCGCCGTACAAGGGATCGTCCGCAGCGAACTGCAAGCGATCGTCAATCTAGGTGGGGTTTTAGGGACGGTGGTCGGTTTATTGCAAACCGTTTTACTCCTGTTGCGCTAA
- the ubiE gene encoding bifunctional demethylmenaquinone methyltransferase/2-methoxy-6-polyprenyl-1,4-benzoquinol methylase UbiE, whose product MNSPASTAPTAPSPGVSNPEVQQLFNRIAPVYDPLNDWLSLGQHWVWKGMAIASSRVKAGDTALDLCCGSGDLARLLAREVGPQGRVFGVDFSPVQLEIARDRCKNSPTAISWVEADALHLPFDADSFDAATMGYGLRNVADISQCLRELHRVLKPGATVAILDFHRSEQPWMRQFQQWYLDRVVVAIARQFGLTEEYAYISPSLDRFPLGAEQVALARQAGFDRPNHYTLAGGMMGILRATKPHNPTP is encoded by the coding sequence TTGAATTCTCCCGCATCTACCGCCCCGACCGCGCCTTCGCCTGGCGTCTCCAACCCCGAGGTCCAACAACTCTTCAACCGCATCGCCCCGGTTTACGACCCCCTCAACGACTGGCTCAGTCTCGGCCAACATTGGGTCTGGAAAGGCATGGCGATCGCGTCGAGTCGCGTCAAAGCCGGAGATACGGCCCTCGATCTCTGTTGCGGTAGTGGGGATCTCGCCCGACTCCTCGCCCGCGAAGTCGGTCCCCAGGGGCGGGTCTTCGGCGTCGATTTTTCCCCCGTCCAGCTTGAGATCGCGCGCGATCGCTGTAAAAACAGCCCGACCGCGATCTCCTGGGTCGAAGCCGACGCCCTCCACCTCCCTTTCGACGCCGACAGCTTCGACGCCGCTACAATGGGATACGGCTTGCGAAACGTCGCCGACATTTCCCAATGCTTGCGCGAACTCCACCGAGTCCTCAAACCGGGGGCCACCGTCGCGATCCTCGACTTCCACCGCAGCGAACAGCCCTGGATGCGACAGTTCCAACAGTGGTATCTCGATCGCGTCGTCGTCGCGATCGCCCGTCAGTTCGGACTGACCGAGGAATACGCTTACATCAGTCCGAGTTTAGATCGCTTTCCCCTCGGCGCCGAACAGGTCGCCCTCGCCCGTCAAGCCGGATTTGACCGCCCCAACCATTACACCCTAGCCGGAGGGATGATGGGGATCTTACGCGCCACCAAACCCCACAATCCGACCCCGTAG
- a CDS encoding response regulator translates to MDNAIPELDNIRSQLKSLERRKKPKMLVVDDEPDNLDLLYRTFRREFQVLKAESGGSALEILSQEGEVAVIISDQRMPEMKGTEFLSKTVPQFPNTVRIILTGFTDIEDLVEAINSGQVYKYITKPWDPNELKAVVQRAAETYELLKQRTEELRRAQAQTNLLMTLVQAAQESQSFDECFEPIARAFGENFSADIAIVQMLEGTEIAGARGIYAREGEAENWLADDPLVKEAIATGSIQVVVNVPADDKLAELAHYQKSDVQAHLIIPIKYREVAIALLSLQWKRPCTLREDELSTLHLCVQQAAIALTCTRYHP, encoded by the coding sequence ATGGATAACGCAATCCCCGAACTCGATAACATCAGAAGTCAGTTGAAAAGCTTAGAGAGACGAAAAAAACCGAAAATGCTCGTGGTAGACGACGAACCAGACAATCTGGATTTGCTCTACCGCACCTTCCGGCGAGAATTTCAAGTCCTCAAAGCGGAAAGCGGCGGCAGTGCCTTAGAGATTCTCTCCCAAGAAGGAGAAGTCGCCGTCATCATCTCGGACCAGCGAATGCCCGAGATGAAAGGGACGGAGTTTTTAAGCAAAACAGTTCCCCAATTTCCCAACACGGTCCGGATCATCCTGACGGGATTTACCGATATCGAGGATTTGGTCGAAGCGATCAACTCCGGACAGGTTTATAAATATATCACAAAACCCTGGGACCCCAACGAACTCAAAGCAGTCGTGCAACGGGCCGCAGAAACTTACGAACTGCTCAAACAGCGCACGGAAGAGTTGCGCCGGGCTCAAGCGCAAACCAACTTGTTAATGACCTTAGTACAGGCGGCGCAAGAGTCCCAGAGTTTTGACGAATGTTTTGAACCGATCGCCCGTGCTTTTGGCGAGAACTTTTCTGCGGATATCGCGATCGTGCAGATGCTCGAAGGCACTGAAATTGCTGGCGCTCGCGGGATTTACGCCCGGGAAGGAGAAGCGGAAAACTGGCTCGCAGACGATCCCTTGGTCAAAGAGGCGATCGCCACCGGATCGATCCAGGTCGTCGTCAACGTGCCTGCGGATGACAAGTTGGCAGAGTTAGCCCACTATCAAAAATCCGACGTGCAGGCTCATTTAATTATCCCGATTAAATACCGGGAAGTAGCGATCGCCCTGCTTTCCTTGCAGTGGAAGCGACCGTGTACCCTGCGCGAAGACGAACTCTCTACCTTGCACCTGTGCGTGCAACAAGCGGCGATCGCCCTCACCTGTACCCGTTATCATCCGTGA
- a CDS encoding serine/threonine-protein kinase, whose product MSQFPDFTAHGYQIQRELGHNFAGGRVTYLARDLKGDRCVTLKQFQFARATAQWSAYQAHEREIAVLQQLDHPGIPRYLDSFATPSGFCLVQDYKPARSLAVPRSFDPEQIEQLVTRLLDILVYLQRRDPPVIHRDIKPENVLVDDRLRVYLVDFGFARFGMGEVAMSSMVKGTLGFMPPEQMLNRELTLASDLYGVGATTICLLTRTPSTAIADLLDEDYRIQFADRLPDISESWRQWLAKLVKPNPGDRFADALGARTALESISIVRTPQVQLQPQELALSANTIGQSLQATISVKNIVSKTRFVGRWQVRSHRSDTPLLPTASGAAHPWIRITPEELCSNRIDCQIEVDTALLQAGRTYERLLVLHGNGIPAEIEVSLSVRTAPIPAIGRQLPYTSLFGLWVACVTSAIVALPTVASPIAIALGGFVTWAGLSKLMQSKALWMRFLVTAGATGCLAAIAGFTLGTIAGATVAGAFATAISLASTMVTGGALLWTATGVKRDFGARWAAGLSLLSALSGMAVGIGLKWAAWPPLLLLGIAVTTLPVVAVGISLPIARAFRLARYRRSQQHLIGF is encoded by the coding sequence ATGAGTCAGTTTCCCGACTTCACCGCCCACGGCTACCAGATTCAACGGGAATTAGGTCATAATTTTGCCGGGGGGCGCGTCACCTACCTCGCCCGCGACCTCAAGGGCGATCGCTGCGTCACCCTCAAGCAATTTCAGTTTGCCCGCGCCACTGCTCAATGGTCCGCCTATCAAGCCCACGAACGCGAAATCGCTGTTTTACAACAACTCGACCATCCCGGAATTCCGCGCTACCTCGATTCCTTTGCGACCCCCTCCGGCTTCTGTCTGGTTCAAGATTATAAACCTGCCCGTTCTTTAGCCGTTCCGCGCAGTTTCGACCCGGAACAGATCGAGCAGTTGGTGACCCGGTTGCTCGATATTCTCGTGTATTTGCAACGCCGAGACCCTCCGGTGATTCACCGCGATATCAAGCCGGAAAATGTTTTAGTGGACGATCGCCTCCGGGTTTATTTGGTAGACTTCGGTTTCGCCCGTTTTGGCATGGGTGAAGTCGCCATGAGCAGCATGGTCAAAGGAACTCTCGGTTTTATGCCGCCGGAGCAAATGTTAAATCGAGAGTTGACCCTCGCTTCCGATCTCTACGGTGTCGGGGCGACGACGATCTGCTTGCTGACCCGGACGCCTTCGACGGCGATCGCCGATTTACTCGATGAAGATTATCGCATTCAATTCGCCGATCGCCTCCCCGACATTAGCGAATCTTGGCGCCAATGGCTGGCGAAACTGGTCAAACCGAATCCGGGCGATCGCTTTGCCGATGCCCTCGGCGCACGAACAGCCCTCGAATCGATCTCGATCGTCCGTACTCCTCAAGTGCAGCTCCAACCCCAGGAGTTAGCTTTAAGTGCGAATACAATTGGCCAATCTCTACAAGCGACTATTTCAGTTAAAAACATTGTATCAAAAACTCGGTTTGTCGGACGCTGGCAAGTGAGAAGCCATCGGAGCGATACCCCCCTGTTGCCGACCGCCTCCGGTGCCGCCCACCCCTGGATAAGGATAACTCCCGAGGAATTGTGCAGCAACCGGATCGACTGTCAAATCGAGGTCGATACAGCCTTGTTGCAGGCAGGGCGAACTTACGAGCGCCTGTTAGTTCTGCACGGCAATGGCATTCCCGCCGAGATCGAGGTCTCGCTCTCGGTTCGTACCGCTCCGATTCCCGCGATCGGGCGCCAGTTGCCTTATACTTCTTTATTCGGTTTGTGGGTTGCTTGTGTAACGTCGGCGATCGTGGCTTTACCGACCGTTGCCAGCCCGATCGCGATCGCCCTCGGCGGTTTCGTCACCTGGGCCGGACTATCGAAGCTGATGCAGTCAAAAGCCCTGTGGATGCGGTTTTTAGTCACCGCCGGGGCGACGGGTTGCCTCGCCGCGATCGCCGGATTTACCCTGGGAACCATCGCCGGAGCCACCGTAGCGGGAGCCTTTGCAACGGCGATCTCCCTCGCTTCGACCATGGTCACCGGGGGCGCGCTGTTGTGGACTGCCACCGGAGTCAAGCGCGATTTCGGCGCCCGGTGGGCTGCCGGACTGTCCTTACTCAGCGCCCTCTCGGGAATGGCCGTAGGAATCGGTCTAAAATGGGCCGCATGGCCGCCATTATTACTGCTCGGTATCGCCGTAACGACCCTCCCGGTGGTCGCCGTCGGCATCTCACTTCCGATCGCCCGCGCCTTCCGCCTCGCCCGTTATCGGCGATCGCAACAGCATTTGATCGGATTTTAG
- a CDS encoding serine/threonine protein kinase: MKNFPDFTDAGYRVIRELGNNRPGGRVTYLAVGDRNGNENPANSTDANGEPENADEGETFVVIKQFQFAQSHSTWAHYDAFEREVQVLQDLNHPGIPRYLDSFQTADGLHLVQEYKPAESIAEPRPWMPVQIQQVAVSLLDILVYLQQRLPPVIHRDIKPENVLVDAHLNVYLVDFGFAHFGQTEVAASSLVKGTLGFMPPEQLFNRELTKASDLYGVGATLICLLSNTPSAQIGELIDENYRIHFRSRLRKIGEAWIQWLERMVEPKPKDRFPDAAAALAAVRAIAITPVPQAVTSHQWINLRSRDLNETLRQTVVITNSVPGTRLNGRWAIAKHPSDLVWKGKGHPWISVTPARFRGNRAECTIAVNTARLLAGETYERELLLRTNSSAEPYRLPLQVQTAPEPPLKLSVPYSWLAGLFGLGILGFWMRPTNFVAVAIADPIDGILSSGFLALLFLWTLVKGIQRLADRPQAASAGAWTGSLAGMGVGIVIGAISELRGLRGLVGWLDGAFMGVALGVLLGAYAAIAADWGTERQTDARTSAIVHKLAGGLAGGLGMTWPILLAFRAFDTGIAFSLRLGIALLTGAVAGCAIAVTEASQPSPSPTESAPKKGLMFDSFSESGFSAIVAIGLTVGFGAGVGLALQEGLTHPGILFWLVLMGAGLAKVLYPLWRRSRFVRRYRQSKPFLIEP, from the coding sequence ATGAAGAACTTCCCAGACTTTACCGATGCGGGCTATCGAGTTATCCGCGAACTCGGCAACAATCGCCCTGGCGGTCGGGTGACGTATTTAGCCGTTGGCGATCGCAACGGGAACGAAAACCCTGCAAACTCTACCGATGCGAACGGCGAACCGGAAAACGCAGACGAAGGAGAAACCTTTGTCGTTATCAAACAGTTTCAATTTGCCCAAAGCCATAGTACCTGGGCGCATTACGACGCTTTCGAGCGCGAAGTGCAGGTCTTGCAAGACTTGAATCATCCGGGGATTCCCCGCTATCTCGATTCGTTTCAAACCGCAGATGGATTGCATTTAGTCCAGGAATACAAACCAGCCGAATCGATCGCCGAACCGCGTCCCTGGATGCCCGTGCAAATTCAACAGGTCGCGGTCAGCTTATTGGATATTTTAGTTTATCTCCAGCAACGGCTTCCCCCTGTCATCCATCGGGATATTAAGCCGGAAAATGTTTTAGTAGACGCCCATCTCAATGTTTATTTAGTCGATTTTGGCTTCGCTCATTTCGGACAGACTGAAGTGGCGGCAAGCAGTTTGGTTAAAGGAACCCTCGGCTTTATGCCGCCGGAACAGTTATTCAATCGGGAATTAACGAAGGCGTCGGATTTATATGGAGTTGGGGCGACGTTGATCTGTTTGCTGTCCAATACGCCTTCGGCGCAAATTGGGGAGTTAATTGACGAAAACTATCGGATTCACTTTCGATCGCGCCTTCGTAAAATTGGCGAGGCGTGGATCCAGTGGCTGGAACGGATGGTCGAACCGAAGCCGAAAGATCGTTTTCCGGATGCGGCGGCGGCGTTGGCGGCGGTTCGGGCGATCGCCATTACCCCCGTACCGCAAGCAGTCACGTCCCATCAGTGGATTAATTTACGATCGCGCGACCTCAACGAAACCCTCCGCCAAACGGTGGTCATTACCAATAGCGTCCCGGGAACCCGCTTGAACGGTCGCTGGGCGATCGCGAAACATCCGAGCGATCTCGTCTGGAAAGGTAAGGGTCACCCTTGGATTTCCGTCACTCCGGCGCGCTTTCGCGGGAATCGAGCCGAATGCACGATCGCGGTGAATACGGCCCGACTGTTGGCGGGGGAAACTTACGAACGGGAGTTACTTTTACGCACGAACTCGTCCGCAGAACCGTATCGACTGCCGTTACAGGTGCAAACGGCGCCGGAACCGCCCTTGAAACTGAGCGTTCCGTACTCCTGGTTGGCGGGGTTATTCGGTTTGGGCATTCTAGGATTCTGGATGCGTCCGACTAACTTTGTGGCGGTGGCGATCGCGGATCCGATCGATGGGATCCTCAGTTCTGGCTTCCTGGCGTTATTGTTTCTCTGGACTCTGGTAAAAGGGATCCAAAGGTTGGCCGATCGCCCGCAAGCGGCCAGTGCGGGAGCCTGGACGGGGAGTTTGGCGGGGATGGGGGTCGGCATCGTCATCGGGGCGATCTCCGAGTTGCGCGGGCTGCGTGGACTCGTCGGATGGCTCGATGGAGCCTTCATGGGAGTGGCCCTCGGGGTGTTGTTAGGCGCTTATGCGGCGATCGCGGCGGATTGGGGAACGGAACGCCAGACCGATGCGCGGACTTCGGCGATCGTTCACAAGCTGGCAGGGGGTTTAGCGGGCGGTTTAGGGATGACCTGGCCGATTTTGCTGGCTTTTCGGGCATTTGACACGGGGATCGCGTTCTCCCTACGTTTGGGCATCGCCTTGCTCACCGGGGCGGTCGCGGGATGCGCGATCGCGGTAACGGAAGCATCCCAACCCTCGCCCTCGCCTACGGAGTCGGCACCCAAAAAAGGCTTGATGTTCGACAGTTTCAGCGAATCTGGGTTCTCGGCGATCGTGGCGATCGGCTTGACGGTCGGTTTCGGGGCCGGGGTCGGTTTGGCGTTGCAAGAGGGGCTGACCCATCCGGGGATTCTCTTCTGGCTGGTGTTGATGGGGGCGGGATTGGCGAAGGTCTTGTATCCGTTGTGGCGGCGATCGCGCTTCGTACGCCGTTATCGCCAGTCCAAGCCTTTTTTAATTGAGCCCTAA
- the rsgA gene encoding small ribosomal subunit biogenesis GTPase RsgA: MSENRPDPVKEGRSPVQSDRPSLTTQGVTLSRSNPSPVSEARGTAAKPHRAREDREPPTDEIEVTGTVVAVQANYYKVQLDEGANATPDTQGETERTTSLLCTRRARLKKIGGQVMVGDRVVVEEPDWAGGRGAISAVFERSSQLDRPPIANASQILLVFAVEEPSLDPHQLTRFAIEAESTGLKTTLCLNKIDLVSPETLEHWRDRLQAWGYTVLCASIPRREGLDAIRRQLQGEMTAIAGPSGVGKSSLIDALIPSVNLRVGDVSGKLARGRHTTRHVELFELPDGGLLADTPGFNRPQLDCDPAELVRYFPEARDRLARGQCQFSDCLHRDEPNCVVRGDWERYEDYLQLLEEAIAYRDAKKQQSDPESTLKLKTKRSGRQEYEPKLESKKYRRTSRRVQHQTLQDLYNELGDDPSEEDLEALGLN, from the coding sequence ATGAGTGAGAACCGACCGGATCCGGTGAAAGAGGGCCGATCGCCCGTCCAGTCCGATCGCCCGTCCCTTACCACACAAGGTGTTACCCTGTCAAGATCCAATCCGTCACCGGTCTCCGAAGCTCGGGGGACCGCCGCCAAACCCCATAGGGCTAGGGAAGATCGAGAACCCCCAACAGACGAGATCGAAGTGACCGGGACCGTTGTCGCCGTCCAGGCGAATTATTACAAAGTGCAGCTCGACGAGGGAGCGAACGCCACACCGGACACCCAGGGGGAAACCGAGCGCACCACTTCCCTACTGTGTACCCGACGGGCGCGCCTCAAAAAGATCGGCGGGCAAGTCATGGTCGGCGATCGCGTCGTCGTCGAAGAACCGGACTGGGCCGGGGGGCGCGGGGCGATTTCCGCCGTATTCGAGCGCAGCAGCCAACTCGATCGCCCGCCGATTGCCAACGCCAGCCAGATCTTGCTCGTGTTTGCGGTCGAAGAACCCAGCCTCGACCCGCATCAACTGACCCGCTTTGCGATCGAAGCCGAATCTACCGGGCTAAAAACCACCTTGTGCCTGAACAAGATCGATTTAGTCTCTCCCGAAACCCTCGAACACTGGCGCGATCGCCTGCAAGCATGGGGCTATACCGTCCTCTGTGCCAGTATCCCCCGCCGGGAAGGACTCGACGCCATCCGCCGCCAACTGCAAGGTGAAATGACCGCGATCGCCGGACCGTCCGGCGTCGGCAAATCGAGCTTGATCGACGCCTTGATCCCGTCGGTGAATTTGCGCGTGGGCGACGTTTCCGGAAAACTCGCCCGAGGACGCCATACCACCCGACACGTGGAACTATTCGAGTTACCCGACGGCGGACTGCTCGCCGATACCCCCGGTTTCAACCGACCGCAACTCGACTGCGACCCCGCCGAGCTGGTTCGCTACTTTCCCGAAGCGCGCGATCGCCTCGCCCGAGGTCAGTGCCAGTTTAGCGACTGCCTGCATCGGGACGAACCGAACTGCGTCGTCCGAGGGGACTGGGAACGCTACGAGGACTATCTCCAACTGCTCGAAGAAGCGATCGCCTACCGCGATGCTAAAAAACAACAAAGCGACCCCGAATCGACCCTTAAATTAAAAACGAAGCGCTCCGGTCGCCAGGAATACGAACCCAAACTCGAATCGAAAAAATACCGTCGTACTTCGCGCCGGGTACAGCATCAAACCTTACAAGACCTCTACAACGAGTTGGGCGACGATCCCAGCGAAGAGGATCTCGAAGCGTTAGGGCTCAATTAA
- a CDS encoding sulfurtransferase TusA family protein, with the protein MTDKLEPRATVSPDDTLDLRGTPCPINLVRTKLRLEQMEPGSLLEVWLDAGEPIEQVPDSLQMSGFAIEQLEDRSGFFALQVRKPTAAA; encoded by the coding sequence GTGACCGACAAGTTAGAACCCCGGGCGACCGTCAGCCCGGACGACACCCTAGACCTGCGCGGTACCCCCTGTCCGATTAATTTAGTACGGACGAAATTGCGCCTGGAACAAATGGAACCCGGCAGCTTGCTCGAAGTCTGGTTAGACGCGGGAGAACCGATCGAACAAGTCCCCGACAGCTTGCAGATGTCGGGCTTCGCCATCGAACAGCTCGAAGATCGCTCCGGTTTTTTCGCCCTTCAGGTGAGAAAACCGACGGCTGCCGCATGA